One region of Turicibacter bilis genomic DNA includes:
- the xseA gene encoding exodeoxyribonuclease VII large subunit translates to MEERQPLTVKALTKYIKLKFDYDKNLQHLLLKGELSNVKRHSRGHLYFTLKDDEAQINAVMFASAASHLTFVPAEGMQVVVKGHITVYEAGGSYSMYVKEMTEDGVGNLYVAFTQMKERLGAEGLFDARFKQPIPTYPQAVGVITSPTGAAIRDILSTIKRRFPLVKVYVYPALVQGEQAEASIVSCIKQANEMKLVDTLIVGRGGGSIEDLWAFNKEGVARAIFESKIPIISAVGHETDFTIADFVADHRAPTPTGAAEMAVPNLPDVLKHFNQLNVRLNHNFNVQFEQKKNQLAQLSNHYIMKNPHALFEQRLMHVNQLNDKLQFVLQDQLTKRKAQFATDYHRLIQFNPMVKVDSSKQHVAFLTQQLKALMSEHLSEHKQNYHVLLTKLEMLNPLSILKKGYSVITDENEEMITTVQSMRVGQIISVALDDGTVKASIKEIQPSESN, encoded by the coding sequence ATGGAGGAGAGACAACCCTTAACCGTTAAGGCGTTAACGAAATATATTAAGTTAAAATTCGATTATGATAAAAATTTACAACACCTCCTTCTAAAGGGAGAATTATCAAACGTCAAACGACATTCACGTGGACATCTTTACTTTACATTAAAAGATGATGAGGCACAAATTAATGCGGTGATGTTTGCCAGTGCAGCTTCACATTTAACTTTTGTGCCGGCCGAGGGAATGCAAGTGGTTGTCAAAGGCCATATTACCGTTTATGAAGCGGGCGGTTCTTATTCAATGTATGTTAAAGAAATGACGGAAGACGGAGTTGGAAATCTTTATGTTGCTTTTACGCAAATGAAAGAGCGTTTAGGTGCAGAGGGATTATTTGATGCAAGATTCAAGCAACCTATCCCAACTTACCCCCAGGCGGTTGGGGTGATTACTTCACCCACAGGTGCTGCGATCCGTGATATTCTTTCCACGATTAAACGTCGTTTCCCACTCGTCAAAGTTTATGTGTACCCAGCACTTGTTCAAGGTGAACAGGCAGAAGCTTCGATTGTATCATGTATTAAACAAGCGAATGAAATGAAGCTGGTGGATACGTTAATTGTTGGTCGTGGAGGAGGTTCAATTGAGGATTTATGGGCGTTTAATAAAGAGGGTGTAGCTCGTGCAATCTTTGAATCAAAAATTCCAATTATTTCAGCGGTAGGTCATGAAACAGATTTTACGATTGCTGATTTTGTGGCAGATCATCGTGCACCTACTCCAACAGGAGCGGCAGAGATGGCCGTTCCCAATTTACCAGATGTGTTAAAACATTTTAATCAACTAAATGTTCGACTCAATCATAATTTCAATGTTCAATTTGAACAAAAGAAGAATCAATTAGCACAGCTAAGTAATCATTATATTATGAAAAATCCACATGCTTTATTTGAGCAACGATTAATGCATGTGAATCAATTGAATGATAAGTTACAATTTGTTTTACAAGATCAGTTAACTAAACGGAAAGCTCAGTTTGCAACGGATTATCATCGATTAATTCAATTTAATCCAATGGTCAAGGTTGACAGTTCTAAACAACACGTCGCCTTTTTAACTCAACAGTTAAAAGCATTGATGAGTGAGCACCTATCAGAGCATAAGCAAAACTATCATGTGCTATTAACGAAACTTGAGATGTTAAATCCATTATCCATTTTGAAAAAAGGATATTCAGTGATTACTGATGAAAATGAAGAGATGATTACAACGGTTCAATCTATGAGGGTAGGTCAGATCATTTCAGTTGCCTTAGATGATGGAACCGTGAAAGCATCGATCAAAGAAATTCAACCAAGTGAAAGCAATTAA
- a CDS encoding FeoA family protein, which produces MKKLNEVECQTTVKVTKLTATGLLRERLLALGITTGALIDVIKKGPKNNLTVYNIRGAMIALREEEGSLIMVKPIHD; this is translated from the coding sequence ATGAAAAAATTAAACGAAGTTGAATGCCAAACGACAGTTAAAGTTACAAAACTCACAGCAACAGGCTTATTACGTGAACGTTTATTAGCATTAGGAATTACGACTGGTGCTTTAATCGATGTCATTAAAAAAGGACCTAAAAACAACCTTACCGTCTATAACATTCGCGGAGCGATGATTGCACTACGAGAAGAGGAAGGAAGTTTAATTATGGTTAAACCCATTCATGATTAA
- the spo0A gene encoding sporulation transcription factor Spo0A has product MNKLKVLLADDNKELITVLSEYISLQEDMEVVEVAGNGNEVLSVLRQRDIDILLLDVVMPDLDGVSVLEELKENPTLYKRPRHIIMFTAFNQEKIMMRAAELGASYFIMKPFEINKIVKIIRDINVRFDTTEVSKPVNHLYGNRPAVKEFDLESEITNILHEMGVPAHIKGYLYLRESINMVYNDIELLGSITKVLYPDVAKKYKTTASRVERAIRHAIEVAWNRGNIEAISNIFGYTVSVSKSKPTNSEFIAMIADKLRLEHKNKVAS; this is encoded by the coding sequence ATGAATAAATTAAAAGTTCTATTAGCTGACGACAATAAAGAATTAATAACGGTATTATCTGAGTATATTTCCTTACAAGAGGACATGGAAGTTGTAGAAGTAGCGGGAAATGGAAATGAGGTATTATCTGTTTTAAGACAACGCGACATCGACATTTTATTATTAGATGTTGTTATGCCTGATCTAGATGGGGTAAGTGTATTAGAAGAATTAAAAGAAAATCCAACCCTATATAAACGTCCACGACATATTATTATGTTTACTGCATTCAATCAAGAGAAAATCATGATGCGTGCTGCTGAATTAGGGGCATCGTATTTCATTATGAAACCATTTGAAATTAATAAAATTGTTAAAATCATTCGTGATATTAATGTTCGTTTCGATACGACAGAAGTATCAAAGCCGGTCAACCATTTATATGGAAATCGTCCAGCAGTAAAAGAGTTTGATTTAGAGTCAGAGATTACAAATATTTTACATGAAATGGGTGTACCAGCACATATTAAAGGGTACTTATACTTACGAGAATCAATCAATATGGTTTATAATGATATTGAACTTCTTGGATCAATTACAAAGGTATTGTATCCAGACGTGGCTAAAAAATATAAGACAACAGCTTCACGTGTTGAACGTGCAATTCGTCATGCGATTGAAGTGGCATGGAACCGTGGAAATATCGAAGCTATTTCAAATATCTTTGGGTATACAGTAAGCGTTTCAAAATCAAAACCAACAAACTCAGAGTTTATTGCGATGATTGCAGATAAACTACGTTTAGAACATAAAAATAAAGTTGCATCTTAA
- the recN gene encoding DNA repair protein RecN codes for MLSHLSIQNMAIIESLQLDLNKNMTVLTGETGAGKSIIIDAISLLIGDRASTDLIRHHEEMAVIEGIFEIEQNKPLKAYLLEQNIPVEEQLLVKRTIKRVGNGQIRVNGELLSANQLKEIGQFLVDIHVQHDTHRLFHNEYNYQLIDNFDLTEQVSVTNDVYQQALKEYNQAKQAYINFKKNAEEIQKRLDLILFQKNEIEKANLKKGELEELEERRHLILNSDKLHKTYGQILHGLNCDGGAVERLYQAYNATQTLANIDESLSSAVTQMGDIYYGLEEFVNLISSKLDELNYYPEELEEIESRLNELQQLKRKYRLEVDEIMAYYDQIVTELAQVEDSEHYEHSLYQVLEKAYHHLIEAGEALNQKRLEISNRIKTQLIAELQDLQLFNAQFDIEFTRLKTDDMINTIFSTHGIYEIQFLLSTNKGEPMKPLNKVASGGELSRIMLALKTILNRGQYISTIIFDEIDTGVSGQVASSIGSKMKEIAKQKQVLCITHLPQVASLADHHIHVSKYEKEGRTVTAVKKLTTDERIHEVARMLSSDNVTESALLNAKQLLQQL; via the coding sequence ATGTTATCGCATTTGTCAATTCAGAACATGGCGATTATCGAATCTTTACAATTAGATTTAAATAAAAATATGACTGTTTTAACGGGTGAAACAGGTGCAGGAAAATCAATTATTATTGATGCTATTTCTTTATTAATCGGTGATCGTGCGTCAACTGATCTTATTCGTCATCATGAAGAGATGGCAGTGATTGAAGGTATTTTTGAAATTGAACAAAATAAGCCATTAAAAGCTTATCTTTTAGAACAAAATATTCCAGTTGAAGAACAGTTATTGGTTAAACGAACGATTAAACGAGTTGGAAATGGTCAGATTCGTGTTAATGGTGAATTATTATCAGCGAATCAATTAAAGGAAATTGGACAATTTTTAGTTGATATTCACGTACAGCATGATACGCATCGGTTATTCCATAACGAGTATAACTATCAATTAATTGATAATTTTGATTTAACGGAGCAAGTTAGTGTAACGAACGACGTTTATCAACAAGCACTTAAAGAATATAATCAAGCTAAACAGGCTTACATTAATTTTAAAAAGAACGCTGAAGAAATTCAAAAACGACTGGATTTAATTCTGTTTCAAAAGAATGAAATTGAGAAGGCTAACTTAAAAAAAGGTGAGCTTGAAGAGTTAGAAGAGCGTCGTCACCTGATATTGAATTCAGATAAGCTTCACAAAACATACGGTCAGATTTTACATGGTTTAAATTGCGACGGTGGGGCAGTAGAACGACTATATCAAGCATATAATGCGACGCAAACCTTAGCTAATATTGATGAAAGTCTTTCTTCTGCTGTGACGCAAATGGGTGATATTTATTATGGGTTAGAGGAGTTTGTTAATTTAATCTCATCTAAATTAGATGAATTGAATTACTATCCTGAAGAACTTGAAGAAATTGAATCGCGCCTCAATGAACTCCAACAACTCAAACGTAAATATCGTTTAGAAGTTGATGAAATCATGGCTTATTATGATCAAATTGTAACTGAACTAGCGCAGGTAGAAGATTCAGAACACTATGAGCATTCCTTGTATCAAGTTTTAGAAAAAGCGTATCATCACTTAATTGAAGCGGGAGAAGCATTAAATCAAAAACGTTTAGAAATCTCAAATAGAATTAAGACACAGCTGATTGCTGAACTACAAGACCTTCAATTATTTAATGCTCAGTTTGATATTGAATTTACACGTTTAAAAACAGATGATATGATTAATACTATTTTTTCGACACATGGAATTTATGAAATTCAGTTTTTATTAAGTACAAATAAAGGTGAGCCAATGAAACCACTGAATAAAGTTGCTTCAGGTGGTGAATTATCTCGTATTATGTTAGCTTTAAAAACGATTCTCAATCGAGGGCAATACATATCTACCATTATATTTGATGAAATTGATACGGGGGTCAGTGGTCAAGTGGCATCAAGTATCGGCTCAAAAATGAAAGAAATTGCTAAGCAAAAGCAAGTTCTGTGTATCACCCATTTACCACAAGTTGCTTCACTTGCCGATCATCATATTCATGTTAGTAAATATGAAAAAGAAGGACGAACAGTGACGGCCGTTAAAAAATTAACAACAGATGAACGAATACATGAAGTTGCAAGAATGTTAAGTAGTGATAATGTGACTGAATCTGCCTTGTTAAATGCTAAACAACTCCTACAACAACTTTAA
- a CDS encoding Asp23/Gls24 family envelope stress response protein has product MAVSKYYRIEEANQEIGNIEIHSQVFEVIAHNATAEIEGVSKMFESISQSIADTFNSKKHRNGVEVEFDENGLVIDVYVSIKVGYAINEVAEKIQKNIHQMIYHMTSVKTSEIYVHVVSIDFD; this is encoded by the coding sequence ATGGCTGTGTCAAAATATTATCGTATTGAAGAAGCAAACCAAGAAATTGGGAATATTGAAATTCATTCACAAGTTTTTGAAGTGATTGCCCATAACGCCACAGCAGAAATTGAAGGGGTTTCAAAGATGTTTGAAAGTATCTCACAATCAATTGCCGATACTTTTAATAGTAAAAAACACCGTAATGGTGTTGAAGTTGAATTTGATGAAAATGGATTAGTTATTGATGTATATGTGAGTATTAAAGTGGGTTATGCCATTAATGAAGTCGCTGAGAAAATCCAAAAAAACATTCATCAAATGATTTATCATATGACATCTGTCAAAACGTCTGAAATTTACGTTCATGTCGTATCGATTGATTTTGATTAA
- the nusB gene encoding transcription antitermination factor NusB, whose amino-acid sequence MIRHVLRQFAVQTLYQMEVGQMTKEEAIENVEWMVEGLKEEAMELMAEEVTPHQILEVERQFTLDEFYFELVNGVLTHKEDLDQIIDENLKGWSFSRLNKVDKAILRLATYEMKFCQETPHKIIIDEAVELTKEFSDTGDGKARSFNNKVLDQISKHFA is encoded by the coding sequence GTGATTCGTCATGTATTACGTCAATTTGCAGTACAAACATTATACCAAATGGAAGTGGGGCAGATGACCAAAGAAGAAGCCATCGAAAACGTTGAATGGATGGTTGAAGGTTTAAAAGAAGAAGCTATGGAATTAATGGCTGAAGAAGTAACACCACATCAAATTCTTGAAGTCGAACGTCAATTTACATTAGATGAGTTCTATTTTGAATTAGTAAACGGTGTTTTAACTCATAAAGAAGATTTAGATCAAATCATTGATGAAAACTTAAAAGGATGGAGTTTTTCACGTTTAAATAAAGTTGATAAAGCCATTTTACGCTTAGCAACATATGAGATGAAATTCTGTCAAGAGACACCTCATAAAATTATCATCGATGAAGCGGTAGAATTAACAAAAGAATTCTCAGATACTGGAGATGGAAAAGCACGTAGCTTTAATAATAAAGTATTAGACCAAATTAGTAAGCACTTTGCATAG
- the xseB gene encoding exodeoxyribonuclease VII small subunit: MSESKMNFDEALQQLEQVVRQLEAGNLPLERSIELYKQGMLLSNECHQKLQQIESEVAKLVDPTGSMTDFEVSGE; the protein is encoded by the coding sequence ATGAGTGAATCAAAAATGAATTTTGATGAAGCATTACAGCAATTAGAACAAGTCGTGCGTCAATTAGAAGCAGGAAACTTACCATTAGAGCGCTCAATTGAGTTATATAAGCAAGGAATGTTGCTTTCAAATGAGTGCCATCAAAAATTACAACAGATTGAATCAGAGGTTGCTAAGCTCGTGGATCCAACTGGTTCGATGACTGATTTTGAGGTATCGGGGGAATAA
- the dxs gene encoding 1-deoxy-D-xylulose-5-phosphate synthase, which translates to MYDIEKITNPSFIKNLSTKEMQVLCQDIRTFLIDSLSKTGGHVSSNLGVVELTVAMHKVFNSPEDKFIWDVGHQVYIHKMLTGRANQFSTLRQYKGLSGFPKRKESEHDCWETGHASTSISAAVGMAYARDLNDENYHVVAVIGDGSLTGGMAYEALNHIGHTNKRLIVIINDNEMAISPNVGALHNIFGSIRTNESYLNTKRRLKKLLKNTQLLNRVMYRAKGSLKRFVIGETPFDAMGFKYFGPVDGHNLDDLIKNLNFAKKADKPVIVHVKTKKGKGYSFAEADKLGTWHGVGKFNKETGEVSVHKKENCVSWSKLMCNGLIELTKHDSRVSVITPAMINGSALNDYQMLYPDRLIDVGIAEEHAVTMAGGMATQGMKPFVSIYSTFFKRAFDQVHHDVARQNLNVVFGVDRAGIVGADGETHQGLYDIPMLRPIPNMTIMMPKDAKEAYDLLYTAYEINGPVAIRYPRGDVFNVVPNYESWQSVPVGSWTTLKSGADAYLLSMGPILDDLVQLAEDLSEAEGIHVGVINTRFIKPLDTCLLDELAKLEVPLIVYEESAMIGGLGTAILEYYNETNQTVKVKRLGVPDVYVQHGSVPEVLAELHLSLDDIKAEINQVIKK; encoded by the coding sequence ATGTATGACATCGAGAAGATTACAAATCCTTCATTCATCAAGAATTTGTCAACTAAAGAAATGCAAGTGTTATGTCAGGATATTAGAACATTTTTGATTGATTCTTTATCAAAAACAGGTGGTCATGTATCATCAAATCTTGGGGTAGTAGAGTTGACAGTGGCGATGCATAAAGTGTTTAATTCGCCAGAAGATAAATTCATTTGGGATGTTGGACATCAAGTATATATTCATAAAATGTTAACGGGAAGAGCAAATCAATTTTCAACGTTAAGACAATATAAGGGATTATCTGGTTTTCCCAAGCGTAAAGAATCAGAGCATGATTGCTGGGAAACAGGACATGCTTCAACTTCGATTTCAGCAGCAGTCGGGATGGCTTATGCTAGAGATTTAAATGATGAAAATTATCACGTAGTGGCAGTGATTGGTGATGGATCCTTAACAGGTGGGATGGCTTATGAGGCATTAAACCATATCGGTCATACGAATAAACGTTTAATTGTCATCATTAATGATAATGAAATGGCCATTTCACCAAATGTAGGGGCGCTTCATAATATTTTTGGAAGTATTCGTACGAATGAATCGTACTTAAATACGAAACGTCGTCTGAAAAAGTTATTGAAAAATACGCAATTATTAAATCGTGTGATGTATCGTGCGAAAGGAAGTTTAAAACGTTTTGTTATCGGTGAGACACCATTTGATGCGATGGGATTCAAGTATTTTGGACCCGTAGATGGACATAATCTAGATGATTTAATTAAAAATTTAAACTTTGCTAAAAAAGCAGACAAGCCAGTCATTGTTCATGTGAAAACGAAAAAGGGAAAAGGTTATTCGTTTGCAGAAGCAGATAAACTTGGAACGTGGCATGGTGTTGGGAAGTTTAATAAAGAAACGGGTGAAGTTTCAGTTCATAAAAAAGAAAATTGTGTTTCTTGGAGTAAATTAATGTGTAACGGATTAATTGAGTTAACTAAACATGACTCACGCGTTTCAGTGATTACACCTGCTATGATTAATGGCTCAGCATTAAATGATTATCAAATGCTTTACCCTGATCGATTAATAGATGTAGGGATTGCAGAAGAACATGCGGTAACAATGGCTGGTGGAATGGCAACTCAAGGAATGAAGCCATTTGTTTCCATTTACTCAACGTTTTTTAAGCGTGCGTTTGACCAAGTTCACCATGATGTTGCAAGACAAAATTTAAATGTTGTATTTGGCGTGGATCGTGCAGGAATTGTAGGGGCTGATGGAGAAACTCACCAAGGGCTATATGATATTCCAATGTTACGCCCCATTCCCAATATGACAATCATGATGCCGAAAGATGCGAAAGAAGCGTATGATTTATTGTATACGGCATATGAAATTAATGGACCAGTTGCGATTCGTTATCCGCGTGGTGATGTTTTCAATGTGGTACCAAATTATGAGTCGTGGCAATCAGTACCTGTTGGTTCTTGGACGACGCTTAAATCAGGAGCAGATGCTTATCTTCTTTCGATGGGACCGATTCTTGATGATTTAGTTCAATTAGCGGAAGATTTAAGTGAAGCCGAAGGAATTCACGTTGGAGTGATTAATACCCGCTTCATTAAGCCACTAGATACTTGTCTTTTAGATGAGTTAGCAAAACTTGAGGTTCCGCTCATTGTTTATGAAGAGTCAGCGATGATTGGTGGACTAGGAACAGCCATTTTAGAGTATTATAATGAAACAAACCAAACAGTTAAGGTGAAACGATTAGGAGTTCCAGATGTTTATGTTCAACATGGGAGTGTCCCAGAGGTGCTGGCAGAACTCCATCTTTCATTAGATGATATTAAAGCAGAAATTAATCAAGTAATTAAAAAGTAG
- the spoIVB gene encoding SpoIVB peptidase: protein MNKKINKKSFLAHNILIFVFSLLSISAPAQEYAWAQSNNEQLLHIDEKRKIYEVSYSSSEESTPVNQTEGRYMLIPGGDAIGIKIQTDGLVVVDTYQVNTAEGTINPAKDAGIMKGDLILAVNNQKVSTIEEYKEQLLLAEQSKQMILTINRQGKTSHLTVHPVISTDGVMTTGLYLRDKLAGIGTLTFIDPNSHKYGALGHEIIDQDTNQLVSIKNGEIINSNVVSVRKATSGKPGEKVADILFDDKLGTLEKNNNFGIYGVMSSELHNQKDLMPIAYINEVKAGPAQILTVLNGNKVEAFDINITEVNMQTQKAIKGIKYTVTDERLLNQTGGIVQGMSGSPIIQDGKIVGAVTHVLVHDSTMGYGIFIEWMLQESGINYRSEEAQSDAA from the coding sequence ATGAATAAAAAAATAAATAAAAAAAGCTTTTTAGCTCATAATATATTAATATTTGTCTTCTCTTTATTAAGTATTAGCGCTCCTGCACAAGAGTATGCATGGGCACAATCTAATAATGAACAACTTTTACATATTGATGAAAAACGAAAAATCTATGAGGTTTCTTATTCTTCAAGTGAAGAATCGACACCAGTTAACCAAACTGAAGGACGCTATATGTTAATCCCGGGTGGTGACGCGATTGGGATCAAAATTCAGACAGATGGTCTTGTGGTGGTAGATACGTATCAAGTCAATACAGCAGAAGGAACTATTAATCCAGCTAAAGATGCTGGGATTATGAAAGGTGATTTAATTTTAGCAGTTAATAATCAGAAGGTTTCAACGATTGAGGAGTATAAAGAGCAGCTTTTACTCGCAGAGCAAAGTAAACAAATGATTTTAACCATTAACCGTCAAGGAAAGACATCACATTTAACTGTTCACCCTGTGATCTCTACAGATGGAGTGATGACAACTGGACTATACTTAAGAGATAAATTAGCGGGAATCGGAACTTTAACTTTTATTGATCCGAATTCACATAAATATGGAGCATTAGGTCATGAAATAATCGATCAAGATACGAATCAGTTAGTTAGTATAAAAAATGGTGAAATTATTAATTCGAATGTAGTTTCTGTTCGTAAAGCAACAAGTGGTAAACCTGGTGAAAAAGTCGCCGACATCTTATTTGATGATAAGTTAGGGACATTAGAAAAAAATAATAATTTTGGTATTTATGGTGTTATGAGTTCAGAGTTACATAATCAAAAAGATTTAATGCCCATTGCTTATATTAATGAAGTAAAAGCAGGTCCCGCACAAATTTTAACTGTCTTAAATGGAAATAAAGTGGAAGCGTTTGATATTAATATTACCGAAGTTAATATGCAAACACAAAAAGCAATAAAAGGAATTAAATATACGGTAACAGATGAACGTTTACTCAATCAAACAGGTGGAATTGTCCAGGGGATGAGTGGAAGCCCTATTATTCAAGATGGTAAAATTGTTGGTGCTGTGACTCACGTTTTAGTTCATGATTCAACGATGGGATATGGTATCTTTATTGAATGGATGTTACAAGAGTCGGGAATCAACTATCGTAGCGAAGAAGCACAATCTGATGCAGCCTAA
- a CDS encoding TlyA family RNA methyltransferase has product MKKERIDVLLTQLGYFNSRENAKRAIMAGLVLVDQERVDKPGEKVPVEAKITVKGNVCPYVSRGGFKLEKAIKTFNIDLTDKTIIDIGASTGGFTDCALQNGAKLSYAVDVGYNQLDWKMRQDERVICMERTNFRYMTPEDLKFGAPQFACIDVSFISLKIIFPVLKQLLAKEGEIVALIKPQFEAGKDQVGKKGIVRDAKVHIKVIQEILEFITALDLSVLGLTYSPIKGGEGNIEFLVHIGYNENMRTNVYEKDIIQIVSDAHSQL; this is encoded by the coding sequence ATGAAAAAAGAACGTATTGATGTGTTATTAACACAATTAGGATATTTTAATTCACGTGAAAATGCAAAGCGTGCAATTATGGCGGGTCTTGTTTTAGTCGATCAAGAACGCGTCGATAAACCAGGAGAAAAAGTGCCTGTAGAAGCAAAAATTACGGTTAAAGGAAATGTATGTCCATATGTTAGCCGCGGAGGATTTAAACTTGAAAAAGCGATTAAAACGTTTAATATTGATTTAACCGATAAAACGATTATCGATATTGGGGCGTCAACAGGTGGATTTACGGACTGTGCCCTGCAAAATGGAGCTAAGTTATCGTATGCTGTTGATGTAGGATACAATCAATTAGATTGGAAGATGCGTCAGGATGAGCGTGTTATTTGCATGGAGCGTACGAACTTCCGATATATGACACCTGAAGACTTAAAGTTTGGAGCTCCTCAGTTTGCATGTATCGATGTTTCATTTATTTCGTTAAAAATCATTTTCCCTGTCTTAAAGCAATTACTAGCTAAAGAGGGTGAGATTGTTGCATTAATTAAACCTCAATTTGAAGCCGGAAAAGATCAAGTTGGTAAAAAAGGAATCGTTCGTGATGCTAAGGTACATATTAAAGTTATTCAAGAGATTCTTGAATTTATTACAGCCCTTGATTTAAGTGTGCTTGGATTAACTTACTCACCCATTAAAGGGGGAGAAGGAAATATTGAATTTTTAGTACATATAGGCTATAATGAAAATATGCGAACAAATGTTTACGAAAAAGATATTATTCAAATCGTAAGCGATGCACATAGTCAGTTATAG
- a CDS encoding polyprenyl synthetase family protein — protein sequence MLAQYIAKHKTPFDAYMMSLIEGEAIPNQLKESMLYSLSVGGKRLRPILLFAVLDTLGLEATCGYQTASALEMIHTYSLIHDDLPAMDDDDLRRGKPTNHKVFGEATAILAGDSLLTHAFKVICSDEGLSLQQRLELVSMLSMAAGPMGMVAGQMLDMEAETKPITLEQLKQIHVNKTGRLIEFSIVAAAVIAQASEETIQLLRQFAGHVGLAFQIKDDILDVEGKGDLIGKDVGSDMENGKSTYVSLTSLDEAKVMLNEEIEAALAILEELPYETSLLAAITDYVKERQA from the coding sequence ATGTTAGCACAGTATATTGCAAAACATAAAACACCATTCGATGCGTACATGATGAGTTTAATTGAAGGTGAAGCCATTCCAAACCAGTTAAAAGAATCGATGCTTTATTCGCTTTCTGTGGGTGGAAAACGATTAAGACCAATTTTATTATTTGCTGTTTTAGATACATTAGGATTAGAGGCAACCTGTGGTTATCAAACCGCTTCTGCTCTTGAAATGATTCATACGTATTCACTTATTCATGATGACTTACCTGCTATGGATGATGATGATTTAAGACGTGGAAAACCAACTAATCATAAAGTGTTTGGTGAAGCAACTGCGATTTTAGCTGGAGATAGTTTGCTTACGCATGCGTTTAAGGTGATTTGTAGTGATGAAGGTTTATCGTTACAACAACGTTTAGAGCTTGTTTCAATGTTATCAATGGCAGCTGGGCCTATGGGAATGGTAGCTGGACAAATGTTAGATATGGAAGCAGAGACGAAGCCAATTACACTTGAACAGTTAAAGCAGATTCATGTCAATAAAACGGGACGTTTAATCGAGTTTTCAATTGTTGCCGCAGCTGTTATTGCACAGGCATCTGAAGAGACGATTCAATTGCTGCGTCAATTTGCGGGGCATGTTGGATTAGCCTTTCAAATTAAAGATGATATCTTGGATGTGGAAGGTAAAGGTGATTTAATTGGGAAAGATGTTGGAAGCGATATGGAAAATGGGAAAAGTACCTATGTTTCATTAACTTCATTAGATGAAGCTAAAGTGATGCTCAATGAAGAAATTGAAGCAGCTCTAGCGATATTAGAGGAGTTACCATATGAGACTTCATTATTAGCGGCGATCACCGATTACGTCAAAGAACGTCAAGCATAA